In one Antennarius striatus isolate MH-2024 chromosome 15, ASM4005453v1, whole genome shotgun sequence genomic region, the following are encoded:
- the LOC137608817 gene encoding placenta-specific gene 8 protein-like produces MTLEQTCTPIKSCSIKPARRRGEINSSSFTSSENPIMAVTIQPGRYERSEFQTGLCDTCDDCGTCCYGFLCYPCLGCSIASDMGECCLCGLGMPIRSVYRTKYNIEGSMCSDFMTAMFCPLCATCQLKRDIDRRKEQGIF; encoded by the exons ATGACTTTGGAACAAACGTGTACACCAATAAAGTCCTGCTCTATAAAACCAGCCCGTCGCCGGGGAGAAATCAATTCTTCGTCCTTCACCTCATCAG AGAATCCGATCATGGCTGTGACCATCCAACCGGGACGATACGAGCGATCTGAGTTCCAGACCGGCCTGTGCGACACCTGCGATGACTGTGGCACCT GTTGCTATGGTTTCTTGTGCTACCCGTGTCTCGGCTGCTCCATTGCCAGCGACATGGGCGAGTGTTGCCTGTGTGGTCTGGGAATGCCCATCCGCAGCGTCTACAGGACCAAATACAACATTGAA GGGTCAATGTGCAGCGACTTCATGACAGCCATGTTCTGCCCGCTGTGTGCCACCTGCCAGCTGAAGAGAGATATCGACCGTAGGAAGGAGCAAGGCATTTTCTGA